From Benincasa hispida cultivar B227 unplaced genomic scaffold, ASM972705v1 Contig1165, whole genome shotgun sequence, a single genomic window includes:
- the LOC120068829 gene encoding acidic endochitinase-like, which translates to MEFRRRALLCTMVILTLMAKSNGGKIAIYWGQNGNEGTLAETCATGNYQIVILAFLSVFGNGQTPQINLAGHCDPFSNGCIHLSSDIKSCQARGIKVILSIGGGVGSYFLSSAEDARKVAVYLWNNYLGGHSTSTSRPLGNAVLDGVDFDIEGGTNQHWDELARTLLKFGGQSGKKVYITAAPQCPFPDAWIGNALTTGLFDYVWVQFYNNPPCQFSGDGSNLFDSWKQWTSSIPHAQIFLGLPAAPSAAGSGFIPASILKSKVLPVIKRSTKYGGVMLWSKFYDDQTGYSSSIKHNV; encoded by the exons ATGGAGTTCCGCCGTCGAGCTCTCCTCTGCACCATGGTCATTTTAACTCTAATGGCGAAATCCAATGGTGGGAAGATAGCTATTTATTGGGGTCAAAATGGAAATGAGGGCACTCTGGCCGAAACTTGTGCCACCGGAAACTACCAAATTGTGATCCTCGCTTTTCTCTCCGTCTTCGGCAACGGCCAGACGCCGCAGATCAATCTTGCCGGACACTGCGACCCCTTTAGCAACGGATGCATTCACCTGAGCTCCGACATAAAGTCGTGTCAAGCTAGAGGCATCAAG GTGATACTTTCTATTGGAGGGGGCGTGGGAAGCTACTTTCTCTCATCTGCTGAGGACGCCAGAAAAGTGGCAGTCTACCTTTGGAACAACTATTTAGGTGGACATTCAACGTCGACATCTCGTCCACTTGGCAATGCCGTACTCGACGGTGTTGATTTTGACATTGAAGGCGGGACAAATCAACACTGGGATGAACTAGCAAGGACTCTCTTGAAGTTTGGAGGTCAAAGTGGCAAGAAAGTTTACATTACGGCAGCACCGCAGTGCCCTTTTCCAGACGCTTGGATCGGGAACGCACTGACTACAGGCCTTTTTGATTATGTTTGGGTTCAATTCTACAACAATCCACCGTGTCAATTTTCAGGCGATGGTAGCAATCTTTTTGACTCTTGGAAGCAATGGACATCCTCAATTCCTCATGCCCAAATCTTCTTGGGCCTCCCTGCCGCTCCTTCTGCGGCTGGTAGTGGGTTCATTCCCGCTAGTATTTTGAAGTCGAAAGTGCTCCCAGTCATCAAACGTTCAACCAAATATGGTGGTGTTATGTTGTGGTCAAAGTTTTATGATGATCAAACTGGCTATAGTTCTTCCATTAAACACAATGTTTGA